The Pseudomonas alkylphenolica genomic sequence TGCCCACTGCCAGGGCGACGATCGTCCCGACTGCCCGATCCTCAAGGACCTGGCAGCCGGGGGCAGTTGCTGTCACTGACGGCTTACTGCAACCAGGGTGGGGTAGGCTCTTCTTCCTTGCTCGAACCCCGTTCGGCGTCCTCTCTGATGGCACGCCGACGGGCTTCGTCAAAGCGCGCGGCATCGATTTCACGCATAACCCCGTCGATATCGGCGCTGTGCTCGTCCTGGGCGAACTGACCGGTAAGCTCGCTTTCCGGCAACAATTCGCCAGCCTGGTACAGGGCCCACATTTCCTGGGCGTAGCGGGTGTCCCTGAGCTCCGGAGCAAAACGCCCGAAATAGGCCGCCATGTTGCCGACATCGCGCTCCAGCATGCTGAAGGCGTGGTTGTTGCCTGCCGCATCCACCGCCTGTGGCAAGTCGATGATCACCGGGCCATCGGGCCCGAGCAGCACGTTGAACTCCGACAGGTCACCATGCACAAGGCCGGTGCAGAGCATCAGCACAATCTGGCGGATCACGAACGCGTGGTACTCGCGGGCTTGCTCAGGCTCCAGGTACACATCGTTGAGTCGTGGGGCGGCATCGCCGTACTCGTCGGCCACCAGTTCCATCAGCAGCACGCCATCGAGAAAGTCGTAAGGCCGTGGCACACGCACGCCGGCATTGGCCAAGCGGAACAGGGCCGCCACTTCGGCATTCTGCCAGGCGTCCTCGGCCTCTTTGCGCCCGTACTTGGAACCTTTGGCCATGGCCCGGGCCTGGCGGCTGTTGCGTACCTTGCGCCCTTCCTGGTATTCGGCGGCCTGGCGGAAGCTGCGTTTGTTGGCTTCCTTGTAGACCTTGGCACAGCGCAATTCCTTTCCGCAGCGCACCACGTACACGGCGGCCTCCTTGCCACTCATCAACGGTCGCAGTACTTCGTCGACCAGTCCATCTTCAACCAGTGGTTCAATGCGTTTTGGAGTCTTCATCGGCTTTTGTCGGGGGTCCTGTTCTGCCAGACACGGGATTTTTTGTAGGTCACCGGTGCTGCACCGGATTGTCGCTGTAGCAAGACCGCACTGCGTTGTAACGGCAATCGGTCAGACTTGCCATAGTTTTTGTAAATGTTGGTGCCCAATCGTTCACAAAAATCACCAGATTTCTTTACCGCACTACAGTCGCATGCCCCCTGGGGTGAAACCGAACAGGCTTTTGAACGCCGCTATATAAGCCGAGGTGGAGTCATAACCGCAGCCCAGCGCAGCTTCGGTGACGCTCTGCCCGGCCTCCAGCGTTGTCAGCGACGATAGCAGGCGCATGCGCTGGCGCCAGCCACGAAAGCTCAAGCCGGTTTCGCGCTGGAACAGGCGCATCAGGGTCTTTTCCGAGGTATTCAAGCGCTGCGCCCACTGCCCCAGGGTTTGTCCCTGGTCCGGGTGGGCGAGCAATTCGTTGCACAGTTCAAGCAAGCGTGGATGCTGCGGCAACGGCAAGGAAAAGCCCACCTCCGGCAAGGCCTGCAACTGGTCCAGCAACACCGCCACCAGCCGCGCCTCAGCGCTGTCGCCTTCGGTGTAGTCAACCGGCAGCAGACAGAACTGCTTGATCAGCTCGCGCGCCAGTGGCGTCACTTCCAGCACCCGGCACTGCCCCGGCGCCCAGCAAGCTTCCTCACGGCGCACATACAGGCTGCGCATCTCGGCCTGCATCGAGGTCACCACCTCATGTTCAACCCCAGGCGGAATCCAGACGCCCCACTGCGGCGGCGCGAAGTAGCTGCCCTCGGCGGTGTACACCCCCAGCACGCCACTGATCGCGTAGGAGAACTGCACCCAGTCATGCTGATGACGTGGTGTCCAGGAGCCGGCCCCGAGACTTTCCGCCCGCGCGTACAGCGCCCGCGGCAGGCGCTCGAGCACAGGAATCGGACGCGGTGAAGGTTGTTGTCCGTTTATCGGCATCACTTGGCCTTATGTCGCAAGACGGCAATCATGCGCCGAGCGTAGCCTTTGCGCTCAATGATTACAAAATGATTCGAAGGCCCGCCGATGCAAGCGCTCAAACACCTTAAACGCGTGTTAACCGACTGGTTCCTCTGCGGCATGTTCCTCGCCACCTTCCTGGCCTGGCGGTTCCCTGATGTTGGCCGCAGCGGCGGGGCAATGCATGCCGAATACCTGATCAATGGCGGGGTGTTCCTGGTGTTCTTCCTGCACGGTATCAACCTGTCCAGCGAGCAGATTGGCCGCGGCCTGAAGAATGGCCGACTGCATCTGATGGTGCAGGGTTTTACCTTCGTGGTCTTCCCTCTGCTCTGGTGGCTGGCGGACAAGCTGCTTGGCAGTCATGTACCGGCGCTGCTGATGCTGGGCTTTTTCTACCTGTGCGCTCTGCCCTCGACCATCTCGTCTTCGGTGGCCCTGACCGGCAGCGCTGGCGGCAATGTGCCGG encodes the following:
- a CDS encoding AraC family transcriptional regulator, with protein sequence MPINGQQPSPRPIPVLERLPRALYARAESLGAGSWTPRHQHDWVQFSYAISGVLGVYTAEGSYFAPPQWGVWIPPGVEHEVVTSMQAEMRSLYVRREEACWAPGQCRVLEVTPLARELIKQFCLLPVDYTEGDSAEARLVAVLLDQLQALPEVGFSLPLPQHPRLLELCNELLAHPDQGQTLGQWAQRLNTSEKTLMRLFQRETGLSFRGWRQRMRLLSSLTTLEAGQSVTEAALGCGYDSTSAYIAAFKSLFGFTPGGMRL
- a CDS encoding PA4780 family RIO1-like protein kinase; its protein translation is MKTPKRIEPLVEDGLVDEVLRPLMSGKEAAVYVVRCGKELRCAKVYKEANKRSFRQAAEYQEGRKVRNSRQARAMAKGSKYGRKEAEDAWQNAEVAALFRLANAGVRVPRPYDFLDGVLLMELVADEYGDAAPRLNDVYLEPEQAREYHAFVIRQIVLMLCTGLVHGDLSEFNVLLGPDGPVIIDLPQAVDAAGNNHAFSMLERDVGNMAAYFGRFAPELRDTRYAQEMWALYQAGELLPESELTGQFAQDEHSADIDGVMREIDAARFDEARRRAIREDAERGSSKEEEPTPPWLQ